One Sinorhizobium mexicanum genomic region harbors:
- the recG gene encoding ATP-dependent DNA helicase RecG yields MRPALLDPLFSPLDTLPGIGPKTGELYARLLGRETIDDCRVIDLVFHAPHSLIDRRQQPGIAHAPQGAVVTIAGRVDRHQPSPRGRPNVPYRVFLHDDTGELALTFFRVKGNWLEKTLPVDETVIVSGKVDWFNGRASMVHPDYMVRVAEAENLPLVEPVYGLTAGLSPRTLRRSIEAAVARVPDLPEWLDEALLRQQGFQSATESLHRLHEPRDETDIDAQAPARRRLAYDEFLAGQLSLSLVRQRLRKVAGSPVHPTGKLSQPVIRALPFSLTASQSAAIGDILADMSGSDRMLRLLQGDVGSGKTAVALMSMLAAIESGGQAVLMAPTEILARQHHATLSKMAAPAGIGIDVLTGRTKGKERDAILERIASGETQMVIGTHALFQEAVNYHQLALAIVDEQHRFGVHQRLRLTAKGISPHMLVMTATPIPRTLVLAAFGDMDVSKLTEKPAGRKPIQTVTIPTERTDEIVDRLDAALGQGKKAYWICPLVEESEESDVMSADERYQSLVQRFGNDVGLVHGRMSGPDKDAVMLAFKNGQIRLLVATTVVEVGVDVPDATIMVIEHAERFGLAQLHQLRGRVGRGDEASTCILLYKSPLSEAGRARLSILRETEDGFLIAEEDLKLRGEGELLGTRQSGTPGFRIASLEAHGDLLEIARRDAAYVIERDPELTSERGEALRTLLYLHRRDEAIRFLRAG; encoded by the coding sequence ATGCGCCCTGCCCTCCTCGACCCGCTGTTTTCGCCTCTCGACACGCTGCCCGGCATTGGCCCGAAAACCGGCGAGCTCTATGCACGTCTGCTTGGCCGCGAAACGATCGACGATTGCCGGGTGATCGATCTTGTCTTTCATGCGCCTCACTCGCTGATCGATCGGCGCCAGCAACCAGGCATCGCCCATGCGCCGCAAGGGGCGGTCGTCACCATCGCCGGCCGCGTCGACCGACACCAGCCGTCGCCGCGCGGCAGACCGAACGTACCCTACCGAGTGTTCCTACACGATGACACCGGCGAACTGGCGCTCACTTTCTTCCGCGTCAAGGGAAACTGGCTGGAAAAGACGCTGCCCGTCGACGAAACGGTTATCGTCAGCGGCAAGGTCGATTGGTTCAATGGCCGAGCGTCGATGGTGCATCCCGACTATATGGTGAGGGTCGCCGAGGCGGAAAATCTGCCGCTCGTCGAGCCGGTCTATGGGCTGACTGCAGGCCTCTCGCCGCGAACATTGCGGCGCTCCATCGAGGCGGCGGTGGCGCGAGTGCCGGATCTGCCCGAGTGGCTCGACGAGGCGCTGCTCCGTCAGCAGGGATTTCAAAGCGCAACGGAAAGTCTCCACCGCCTGCACGAACCCCGCGATGAAACCGATATCGATGCGCAGGCTCCCGCCCGGCGACGGCTCGCCTATGACGAATTTCTTGCCGGGCAGCTCTCGCTTTCGCTTGTGCGTCAACGGCTGCGCAAGGTCGCCGGAAGCCCCGTTCATCCGACCGGCAAATTGAGCCAGCCGGTTATCCGTGCGCTGCCTTTCTCGCTCACCGCGAGCCAGTCGGCCGCGATCGGCGACATACTTGCCGACATGTCCGGCAGCGATCGCATGCTGCGCCTGCTGCAGGGCGATGTCGGTTCCGGCAAGACGGCGGTGGCGCTGATGTCCATGCTTGCGGCGATCGAATCCGGCGGCCAGGCGGTGCTGATGGCGCCGACCGAGATCCTTGCCCGGCAGCATCATGCCACGCTTTCGAAAATGGCCGCGCCGGCCGGTATCGGGATCGACGTCCTGACCGGGCGCACGAAAGGCAAGGAGCGCGATGCGATCCTGGAACGGATTGCGTCCGGCGAAACGCAGATGGTGATCGGCACGCACGCTCTGTTCCAGGAGGCCGTGAACTATCATCAACTCGCGCTCGCCATCGTCGACGAACAGCATCGTTTCGGCGTTCACCAACGGCTGCGACTCACCGCCAAGGGCATTTCCCCACACATGCTCGTCATGACGGCGACACCTATTCCGCGCACGCTCGTGCTCGCCGCCTTCGGCGACATGGATGTCTCCAAGCTTACCGAGAAGCCAGCCGGGCGAAAGCCGATACAGACGGTGACCATTCCCACCGAGCGCACGGACGAGATCGTCGACAGGCTCGATGCGGCGCTCGGTCAAGGCAAGAAAGCCTACTGGATCTGCCCGCTGGTAGAGGAATCCGAAGAAAGCGACGTAATGTCCGCGGATGAGCGCTATCAAAGTCTTGTCCAGCGCTTCGGCAATGACGTCGGCCTCGTTCACGGCCGCATGTCCGGTCCGGACAAGGATGCCGTGATGCTTGCCTTCAAGAACGGCCAGATTCGTCTGCTCGTGGCGACAACGGTGGTGGAAGTCGGCGTGGATGTTCCCGATGCGACGATCATGGTGATCGAGCACGCCGAGCGTTTCGGTCTGGCGCAACTGCATCAGTTGAGAGGCCGCGTTGGCCGAGGTGATGAGGCATCGACCTGCATTCTCCTCTACAAGAGCCCGCTCAGCGAGGCAGGACGCGCGCGTCTTTCCATTCTACGCGAGACGGAGGACGGCTTCCTGATTGCCGAGGAAGATCTGAAATTGCGCGGTGAAGGCGAGCTTCTTGGAACGCGCCAGTCCGGCACTCCCGGTTTCCGTATCGCAAGCCTCGAGGCGCACGGAGACCTGCTGGAGATCGCCCGCAGGGATGCGGCCTATGTCATAGAGCGCGATCCTGAGCTCACGTCCGAGCGTGGTGAAGCGCTGCGCACGCTCCTCTATCTCCACCGCCGCGACGAGGCGATCCGTTTTCTGCGCGCCGGTTAG
- a CDS encoding succinate dehydrogenase assembly factor 2 — protein MTGITRTSADLDPRRRRILFRSWHRGIREMDLILGQFAETELVSLSDAELDELETIMREEDNDLVRWITGEQPLPARYATPLFSRIAAYRPDFDKLRQETK, from the coding sequence ATGACCGGCATCACACGCACAAGCGCCGATCTCGACCCACGTCGGCGCAGGATCCTCTTTCGCTCCTGGCATCGCGGCATTCGCGAGATGGATTTGATTCTTGGGCAATTCGCCGAAACGGAGTTGGTGAGCCTGTCGGATGCGGAACTCGATGAACTGGAAACGATCATGCGCGAGGAGGACAACGATCTCGTCCGATGGATCACCGGCGAACAGCCCCTGCCGGCGCGTTATGCGACGCCCTTGTTCAGCCGGATCGCGGCTTATCGCCCCGACTTCGACAAGCTTCGTCAGGAAACGAAATAG
- the mfd gene encoding transcription-repair coupling factor, whose protein sequence is MISGLDPKKILSATREVTIGPVPSGAEALILAELARAGSPVAYILSDGQRIADLEQVLGFVAPDIPVLTLPGWDCLPYDRVSPSADTSARRLAALSALIAHRAKPHAAIVLVTVNAALQKISPQDVIESLAFSARPGNQVRMDDIAARLERNGFERVPTVREVGEFAVRGGILDVYVPGSGEPLRLDFFGDTLETIRSFDPASQRTTGQVRSLDLNPMSEVSLTPETISHFRKQYLSLFGAATRDDALYQAVSEGRRYAGMEHWLPLFYDGLETVFDYLDGFRIVTDHLVREAAAERSKLILDYYDARLASASPGKSQISQGTPYKPVPPELLYLSAKGFGAMLSERSAVRLSPFNEHEGEARQVVAIEARQGLRWAKAAGEVESDGERANVFDQAVKHIAERRAQGAKVVISGWTEGSLDRLLQVLTEHGLANIRPIKALSDVRSLKPGEAASAVLSLETGFETGDLVVIGEQDILGDRMVRRSKRRKRGADFIAEVTGLDEGSYVVHAEHGIGRFVGLRTIEAAGAPHDCLELVYAEGAKLFLPVENIELLSRYGSEGTDAILDKLGGVAWQARKAKLKKRLLDMAGGLIRIAAERHTRHAPVLAAQDGVYDEFAARFPYDETEDQMNSIDAVRDDLGSGRPMDRLVCGDVGFGKTEVALRAAFIAAMNGVQVAVVVPTTLLARQHFRTFSERFRGLPVRIQQASRLVGSKDLALTKKEVADGKTDIVVGTHALLGSSVKFANLGLLIVDEEQHFGVKHKERLKELKSDVHVLTLSATPIPRTLQLALTGVRELSLITTPPVDRMAVRTFISPFDALVIRETLMREHYRGGQSFYVCPRLSDLSEIHDFLKSDVPELKVAVAHGQMPATELEDIMNAFYEGRYDVLLSTTIVESGLDVPTANTLIVHRADMFGLAQLYQLRGRVGRSKVRAFALFTLPVNKTLTGPAERRLKVLQSLDTLGAGFQLASHDLDIRGAGNLLGEEQSGHIKEVGFELYQQMLEEAVAELKGEEEIHDTGWSPQISVGTPVMIPEDYVPDLNLRLGLYRRLGELTDLKEIDGFGAELIDRFGPLPTEVQHLLKIVYIKSLCRTANVEKLDAGPKGVVVQFRNKEFPNPAALVGYIAKQGTVAKIRPDQSIFFQRELATAEKRLWGAATVMTQLAGLARPA, encoded by the coding sequence ATGATATCTGGTCTTGACCCGAAGAAGATCCTTTCTGCCACACGGGAGGTAACGATCGGCCCGGTGCCGTCCGGCGCCGAAGCCCTGATCCTTGCCGAGTTGGCGCGAGCGGGGAGCCCCGTCGCTTATATCCTTTCCGATGGTCAGCGGATTGCGGACCTTGAGCAGGTTCTCGGCTTCGTGGCCCCGGACATTCCGGTTCTCACCCTGCCGGGCTGGGATTGCCTCCCCTACGACCGTGTTTCCCCGAGTGCGGACACCTCCGCGCGGAGGCTGGCCGCCTTGAGCGCGTTGATCGCGCACCGGGCGAAACCGCATGCGGCGATCGTGCTGGTCACCGTCAACGCGGCCCTCCAGAAGATCTCGCCGCAGGACGTGATCGAGAGCCTCGCTTTTTCGGCGAGGCCGGGCAACCAGGTCCGGATGGACGATATCGCGGCGCGGCTGGAGCGAAACGGCTTCGAGCGCGTGCCGACTGTGCGCGAGGTCGGCGAGTTCGCCGTCCGAGGTGGCATTCTCGATGTTTATGTGCCCGGCAGCGGCGAACCGTTGCGCCTGGATTTCTTCGGCGACACGCTTGAGACGATCCGCTCCTTCGATCCGGCGAGCCAGCGCACGACCGGCCAGGTGCGCTCACTCGATCTCAACCCGATGAGCGAAGTGTCGCTGACGCCGGAAACGATCAGCCATTTCCGCAAGCAATATTTGTCACTCTTCGGTGCCGCGACGCGGGACGACGCGCTCTACCAGGCGGTATCAGAAGGGCGCCGCTACGCCGGCATGGAGCATTGGCTGCCGCTTTTCTATGACGGCCTGGAGACAGTCTTCGATTATCTCGACGGTTTCCGCATCGTCACGGATCATCTGGTGCGCGAAGCGGCGGCGGAGCGGTCGAAGCTCATCCTCGATTACTATGATGCCCGCCTTGCCTCGGCATCACCGGGCAAGAGCCAGATCTCCCAAGGCACACCCTACAAGCCGGTGCCGCCGGAACTGCTTTACCTCAGCGCCAAGGGTTTTGGCGCGATGCTCTCTGAACGCAGCGCCGTCCGCCTGTCGCCATTTAACGAGCATGAAGGTGAAGCGCGACAGGTCGTCGCCATCGAAGCGCGTCAGGGACTGCGTTGGGCAAAGGCGGCGGGTGAGGTCGAGAGTGACGGCGAACGCGCGAATGTCTTCGATCAAGCCGTGAAGCACATCGCCGAAAGACGAGCGCAGGGCGCGAAGGTCGTGATCTCGGGGTGGACGGAAGGATCGCTCGATCGCCTCTTGCAGGTTCTCACCGAGCACGGGCTCGCAAACATTCGTCCTATCAAGGCTTTGTCCGATGTTCGCTCGCTGAAGCCGGGCGAGGCGGCCTCCGCCGTCCTCAGCCTCGAAACCGGATTCGAGACTGGCGATCTCGTGGTCATCGGCGAGCAGGACATCCTTGGCGACCGAATGGTGCGCCGATCGAAGCGTCGCAAGCGCGGCGCCGACTTCATCGCCGAGGTGACAGGCCTCGACGAGGGCAGCTATGTCGTCCACGCTGAGCACGGTATCGGCCGTTTCGTTGGCTTGCGCACGATCGAGGCGGCCGGCGCCCCGCACGATTGTCTCGAACTCGTCTATGCGGAGGGTGCCAAGCTCTTTCTGCCGGTCGAGAACATCGAGCTTCTGTCGCGTTATGGCTCCGAAGGCACGGATGCAATCCTTGACAAGCTCGGTGGCGTCGCGTGGCAGGCGCGCAAGGCGAAGCTCAAGAAGCGGCTGCTCGATATGGCCGGAGGCCTGATCCGCATCGCTGCTGAACGGCATACGCGCCACGCGCCTGTTCTGGCCGCTCAGGACGGGGTCTATGACGAGTTCGCCGCGCGCTTCCCCTACGATGAAACCGAGGACCAGATGAACTCGATCGACGCCGTGCGCGACGATCTTGGAAGCGGTCGCCCGATGGACCGCCTGGTCTGCGGTGATGTCGGCTTCGGCAAGACCGAGGTAGCGCTGCGTGCCGCGTTCATCGCCGCAATGAATGGCGTGCAGGTCGCAGTCGTGGTTCCGACGACTTTGCTTGCCCGACAGCATTTCAGGACGTTCAGTGAGCGGTTCCGCGGTCTGCCGGTCCGCATCCAACAGGCCTCGCGGCTCGTCGGCTCGAAAGACCTCGCGTTGACGAAGAAGGAAGTGGCCGACGGCAAGACCGACATCGTCGTCGGCACGCACGCGCTGCTCGGCTCCTCGGTCAAGTTTGCCAATCTCGGCCTGTTGATCGTCGACGAAGAGCAGCACTTCGGCGTCAAACACAAGGAGCGGCTCAAGGAGCTGAAATCCGACGTGCATGTGCTGACCCTGTCGGCGACGCCTATTCCGCGCACGCTGCAACTTGCCTTGACCGGCGTCCGCGAATTGTCGTTGATTACGACGCCACCGGTCGACCGCATGGCGGTGCGCACCTTCATCTCGCCCTTCGACGCGCTGGTGATCCGCGAGACACTGATGCGCGAGCATTATCGCGGCGGCCAGAGCTTTTATGTCTGCCCGCGGTTGAGCGACCTTTCGGAGATCCACGATTTTCTGAAATCCGATGTTCCGGAACTGAAGGTCGCGGTGGCGCACGGACAGATGCCGGCTACCGAACTCGAAGACATCATGAACGCTTTCTATGAAGGACGTTACGACGTGCTTCTCTCGACGACGATCGTCGAATCGGGCCTCGATGTGCCAACCGCCAATACCCTGATCGTGCACCGCGCCGACATGTTCGGCCTCGCCCAGCTCTACCAGCTTCGCGGCCGGGTAGGCCGGTCCAAGGTCCGCGCCTTTGCACTCTTCACCTTGCCGGTCAACAAGACTTTGACAGGGCCGGCAGAGCGCCGCCTGAAAGTCCTGCAATCGCTCGACACGCTGGGAGCCGGCTTTCAGCTCGCCAGCCACGATCTCGATATCCGCGGCGCCGGCAACCTGCTCGGCGAGGAACAATCCGGCCACATCAAGGAAGTCGGCTTCGAGCTTTACCAGCAAATGTTGGAAGAGGCCGTTGCCGAGCTCAAGGGCGAGGAGGAAATCCACGACACCGGCTGGTCGCCGCAGATATCGGTCGGGACGCCGGTCATGATACCGGAAGACTACGTGCCGGACCTGAACCTGAGGCTCGGACTCTACCGCCGCCTTGGCGAGTTGACGGACCTCAAGGAGATCGACGGTTTCGGTGCGGAACTGATCGATCGCTTCGGGCCGCTGCCGACTGAGGTTCAGCATCTCCTGAAGATCGTCTACATCAAGTCGCTGTGCCGCACGGCAAATGTCGAAAAGCTCGATGCCGGGCCGAAAGGTGTGGTTGTTCAGTTCCGCAACAAGGAGTTTCCGAACCCCGCCGCTCTCGTCGGTTATATCGCCAAACAGGGAACCGTGGCGAAGATCCGCCCGGACCAGAGCATCTTCTTCCAACGCGAACTTGCGACGGCGGAGAAGAGACTTTGGGGAGCAGCAACGGTGATGACGCAGCTCGCCGGGCTCGCGAGGCCCGCCTAA